Proteins encoded together in one Desulfonatronum thiosulfatophilum window:
- a CDS encoding NFACT RNA binding domain-containing protein, with amino-acid sequence MEALLYRHLVRELQPMVLGRRLERIYAPRLGLWTFRLQPGEHPRHLLFSHHPESVSMTLSSRFPENPATPTSQVMGLRKRIQGKRILEIRSDWVHRRLAMGMGLQEPTSWLILDAKKGVGLENQAPEWGNDASSWPSLEQIHGDSQIWHAHPQVSPLMRQTLQNLPEDLGNTLLNGFASGLPPDSFFVYQSPSSQSFACPWILPEPIRRTSTETRCSTAFMAATLLADEIFFQDKTSVDKLATVRVHKRKKRLLKNLDADEQRLLGFVQLAERAQLIRRNLYQLPAQVTGRSRLERITLPEDDDTMVDLVLDAKLTILENMERWFRLADKGRRGLVHVQRRREAIKTEASPAHATVQRTTPEPKNASHRKRKLPDRKSISLPLHRFLSSDGFVMLRGKNQKANHALLTKTASSFDFWFHAADGPGAHLILKRDFPEQDVPEQTMIEAAGLAGLASHFSSSDSATIICAQVKYVRAVKGTPGLARVDRVHQTLHVTLDPNLERILRVVEDGKPY; translated from the coding sequence ACCACCCCGAAAGCGTTTCCATGACACTCTCCTCGCGTTTCCCGGAGAATCCTGCAACCCCCACATCCCAGGTCATGGGGCTGCGCAAAAGAATCCAGGGCAAGCGCATCCTGGAAATCCGCTCGGATTGGGTGCATCGCCGTTTGGCCATGGGCATGGGATTGCAAGAACCGACATCATGGTTGATTCTGGATGCAAAAAAAGGCGTTGGTCTCGAAAACCAGGCCCCGGAATGGGGAAATGATGCATCCAGTTGGCCTTCGCTTGAACAGATTCATGGAGATTCCCAGATATGGCATGCACACCCCCAAGTTTCTCCACTCATGCGCCAGACCTTGCAAAACCTGCCCGAAGACTTAGGTAATACGCTGCTGAACGGGTTTGCTTCCGGGCTGCCGCCGGACAGTTTTTTCGTCTATCAGTCCCCTTCGAGCCAGAGTTTCGCCTGCCCTTGGATCCTTCCTGAGCCAATCCGAAGGACCAGCACGGAAACACGTTGCTCAACCGCCTTCATGGCGGCAACATTGCTTGCCGACGAAATTTTCTTTCAAGACAAGACATCCGTGGACAAGCTCGCCACAGTGCGGGTCCACAAGCGTAAAAAACGCTTGCTGAAAAACCTGGATGCCGACGAACAGCGCCTGTTGGGTTTCGTACAGTTGGCGGAGAGGGCCCAGTTGATCCGCCGGAACCTCTACCAACTTCCGGCCCAGGTCACCGGGCGTTCCAGGCTTGAGCGAATCACGCTTCCGGAAGATGACGACACCATGGTCGATCTTGTTCTGGATGCAAAGTTGACAATCCTGGAAAACATGGAACGCTGGTTCCGGCTCGCCGACAAGGGCCGACGCGGTCTGGTCCATGTTCAACGCCGTCGGGAAGCGATCAAGACGGAAGCCTCTCCGGCTCATGCTACGGTGCAGCGAACCACGCCGGAGCCAAAGAACGCATCCCACCGGAAACGAAAGCTTCCTGATCGCAAGAGCATATCCTTGCCCCTGCACCGCTTTTTGAGTAGCGACGGTTTTGTGATGTTGCGCGGCAAGAACCAGAAAGCCAACCACGCTCTGCTCACCAAGACGGCAAGTTCCTTCGACTTCTGGTTTCATGCGGCCGATGGTCCCGGAGCCCATCTGATCTTGAAACGCGATTTTCCGGAACAGGACGTTCCAGAACAAACCATGATCGAGGCAGCGGGTCTGGCCGGACTGGCAAGCCATTTTTCCAGCTCCGACAGCGCAACGATTATCTGCGCGCAGGTCAAATACGTTCGTGCCGTCAAAGGTACGCCTGGTTTGGCCAGAGTGGACCGAGTCCACCAAACGCTCCATGTCACTCTGGACCCAAATTTAGAAAGAATATTGCGGGTCGTGGAAGACGGAAAGCCCTATTGA